One window from the genome of Microcebus murinus isolate Inina chromosome X, M.murinus_Inina_mat1.0, whole genome shotgun sequence encodes:
- the ZBED1 gene encoding E3 SUMO-protein ligase ZBED1: protein MEGKGADGCQADLKLVAHPRAKSKVWKYFGFDTNAEGCILQWKKIYCRICMAQIAYSGNTSNLSYHLEKNHPEEFCEFVKSNTEQMREAFATAFSKLKPESSQQPAPDALAAKSGHVHESKKQQELTAAVVALVCEGLYPASIVDEPTFRALLKTADPRYEVPSRKYLCTKAIPEKYGAVRDAILKELSHASWCGVSTDMWRSDNQNRAYVTLAVHFLGVGPPNCLSLASRCLKTFEVPEENAAETITRVLYEVFIEWGVSAKVFGATSDYGKDMVKACSLLDIAVQMPCLGHTFNAGMQQAFQLPKLAGLLARCRKLVEYFQQSAVAMCMLYQKQKQHSAAHCMLVSDRVRWWGSTLAMLRRLREQQFAIAGVLVEDSNNHHLMLEASEWATIEGLVELLQPFRQVAEMLCASKYPTISMVKPLLHMLLNTTLNVKEADSKEISMAKEVIAKELSKTYQETPEIDMFLNVATFLDPRYKRLPFLSAFERQQVENRVVEEAKGLLDKVKDGGYRPAAAAPEEKLSPLPEEAPPAKKLALAAAPTPPPPASVINNMLAEIFCQAGGVEDQEEWHAQVVEELSNFKSQKVLGLGEDPLKWWSDRLALFPLLPRVLQKYWCVTATRVAPERLFGSAANVVSAKRNRLAPAHVDEQIFLYENARSGGGAEPELEDQDEGEWGLDHEQVFSLADGVGGGFFGIRDGGFL from the coding sequence ATGGAGGGCAAAGGCGCGGACGGCTGCCAGGCGGACCTGAAGCTGGTGGCGCACCCGCGCGCCAAGAGCAAGGTGTGGAAGTACTTCGGCTTCGACACCAACGCGGAGGGCTGCATCCTGCAGTGGAAGAAGATCTACTGCCGCATCTGCATGGCCCAGATCGCGTACTCGGGCAACACCTCCAACCTGTCCTACCACCTGGAGAAGAACCACCCCGAGGAGTTCTGCGAGTTCGTCAAGAGCAACACGGAGCAGATGCGCGAGGCCTTCGCCACCGCCTTCTCCAAGCTCAAGCCCGAGTCCTCGCAGCAGCCGGCGCCCGACGCGCTGGCCGCCAAGTCCGGCCACGTGCATGAGAGCAAGAAGCAGCAGGAGCTGACGGCCGCCGTGGTGGCGCTCGTCTGCGAGGGGCTGTACCCGGCGTCCATCGTGGACGAGCCCACCTTCCGGGCGCTGCTGAAGACGGCAGACCCGCGCTACGAGGTCCCGAGCAGGAAGTACCTGTGCACCAAGGCCATCCCTGAGAAGTACGGCGCCGTCCGGGACGCGATACTCAAGGAGCTCTCCCACGCCTCCTGGTGCGGTGTCTCCACGGACATGTGGCGCAGCGACAACCAGAACCGCGCCTACGTCACGCTGGCGGTGCACTTCCTGGGCGTCGGCCCCCCGAACTGCCTCTCCCTGGCCTCCAGGTGCCTGAAGACGTTCGAGGTGCCCGAGGAGAACGCCGCGGAGACCATTACGCGCGTGCTCTACGAGGTCTTCATCGAGTGGGGCGTCAGCGCCAAAGTCTTCGGGGCCACCTCCGACTACGGCAAGGACATGGTGAAGGCGTGCTCGCTGCTGGACATCGCCGTGCAGATGCCCTGCCTCGGGCACACCTTCAACGCGGGCATGCAGCAGGCGTTCCAGCTGCCCAAGCTGGCCGGCTTGCTGGCGCGCTGCCGCAAGCTGGTGGAGTACTTCCAGCAGTCGGCCGTGGCCATGTGCATGCTCTACCAGAAGCAGAAGCAGCACAGCGCCGCGCACTGCATGCTGGTGAGCGACCGCGTCCGCTGGTGGGGCAGCACCTTGGCCATGCTGCGGAGGCTCCGCGAGCAGCAGTTCGCCATCGCCGGCGTCCTGGTGGAGGACAGCAACAACCACCACCTCATGCTGGAGGCCTCCGAGTGGGCCACCATCGAGGGCCTCGTGGAGCTGCTGCAGCCCTTCCGGCAGGTGGCGGAGATGCTGTGCGCCTCCAAGTACCCGACCATCAGCATGGTGAAGCCGCTGCTGCACATGCTCCTGAACACCACGCTCAACGTCAAGGAGGCGGACTCCAAGGAGATCAGCATGGCCAAAGAGGTCATTGCCAAGGAGCTCTCTAAGACCTACCAGGAGACGCCGGAGATCGACATGTTCCTGAACGTGGCCACCTTCCTGGACCCACGCTACAAGCGGCTGCCCTTCCTCTCCGCCTTCGAGAGGCAGCAGGTGGAGAACCGCGTCGTGGAGGAGGCCAAGGGCCTCCTGGACAAGGTCAAGGACGGCGGCTACCGGCCGGCTGCGGCGGCGCCCGAGGAGAAGCTGTCCCCCCTGCCCGAGGAGGCTCCCCCGGCCAAGAAGCTCGCGCTGGCCGCCGCGCccacgccgccgccgcccgccagCGTCATCAACAACATGCTGGCCGAGATCTTCTGCCAGGCGGGCGGCGTGGAGGACCAGGAGGAGTGGCACGCGCAGGTGGTGGAGGAGCTCAGCAACTTCAAGTCGCAGAAGGTGCTGGGGCTCGGGGAGGACCCGCTCAAGTGGTGGTCCGACCGCCTGGCCTTGTTCCCGCTGCTGCCCAGGGTGCTGCAGAAGTACTGGTGCGTGACGGCCACGCGCGTCGCGCCCGAGCGCCTCTTCGGCTCCGCGGCCAACGTGGTCAGCGCCAAGAGGAACCGGCTGGCCCCCGCGCACGTGGACGAGCAGATCTTCCTGTACGAGAACGCGcgcagcggcggcggcgcggaGCCCGAGCTGGAGGACCAGGATGAGGGCGAGTGGGGCTTGGACCACGAGCAGGTGTTTTCCTTGGCGGACGGCGTCGGCGGCGGCTTCTTTGGCATCAGGGACGGCGGCTTTCTGTAG